One segment of Brassica napus cultivar Da-Ae chromosome C3, Da-Ae, whole genome shotgun sequence DNA contains the following:
- the LOC111204213 gene encoding GDSL esterase/lipase At5g03610 has protein sequence MDSLIKLFVCFYVFLFTSLLFAEINGVEGSDKNHRLYGFRPTKLFVFGDSYADTGNIKKSLSSSWKFPYGITFPGKPAGRFSDGRVATDFLAKFVGIKSPIPYFWKNYAGKKRLQHGMNFAYGGTGVFNTQAPLPNMTTQIDFFQNILTAGDIYNIPSNLISSVALVSVAGNDYSTFISQNRPASDFPAFIKQVVDQTEVNLRRLHALGVEKVAVPLLQPLGCLPGITFASSFQRCNETQNALVRLHNSLLQQAVIKLNNEIKKSTFIILDLYNAFLTVFNNKGANPGSTTFQSPLKPCCVGVSSEYNCGSVDEKGVKKYMICDDPKSAFFWDGSHPTEEGWRSVYSVLHQSLTASFMKA, from the exons atggaCTCTTTGATCAAGCTCTTCGTATGCTTCTATGTATTTCTATTCACGTCTCTTCTCTTTG CGGAAATTAATGGAGTTGAAGGCTCCGACAAGAACCATCGCTTGTACGGATTCAGACCAACGAAGCTGTTTGTTTTCGGAGATTCTTATGCAGATACAGGGAACATTAAGAAGTCTCTCTCTAGTTCTTGGAAATTTCCTTATGGTATCACTTTCCCCGGTAAGCCCGCTGGCCGTTTTTCTGATGGCCGCGTCGCCACTGATTTTCTAG CAAAATTCGTGGGGATTAAATCACCAATCCCATACTTCTGGAAAAATTACGCGGGAAAGAAACGGCTACAGCACGGAATGAACTTTGCGTACGGAGGAACAGGAGTGTTCAACACTCAAGCTCCTTTGCCCAACATGACCACTCAAATCGATTTCTTCCAGAACATTCTCACCGCCGGCGACATCTACAATATTCCCTCCAACCTGATCTCCTCCGTCGCTCTCGTCAGCGTCGCCGGTAACGACTATTCCACTTTCATCTCCCAAAACCGCCCTGCCTCG GACTTTCCAGCATTCATAAAGCAAGTGGTGGACCAAACAGAAGTGAATCTGAGGCGGCTCCACGCCTTGGGAGTGGAGAAAGTAGCAGTACCATTGCTGCAGCCTCTCGGTTGCCTCCCTGGCATCACCTTTGCCTCCTCGTTCCAGCGTTGTAACGAGACACAAAACGCTTTAGTGAGACTCCACAACAGCTTGTTGCAACAAGCCGTGATAAAGCTCAATAACGAAATCAAAAAGTCCACTTTCATCATTCTTGATCTCTACAACGCTTTCTTGACCGTCTTCAACAACAAAGGAGCAAATCCAG GGAGTACGACGTTTCAGAGTCCGTTGAAACCGTGCTGCGTAGGCGTGAGCAGTGAGTATAACTGTGGAAGTGTGGATGAGAAGGGAGTGAAGAAGTATATGATATGTGATGATCCCAAGTCTGCCTTCTTTTGGGATGGAAGTCACCCTACAGAAGAAGGATGGAGATCGGTTTACTCGGTTTTACACCAGAGTCTTACAGCGTCTTTTATGAAAGCGTGA
- the LOC111204212 gene encoding monodehydroascorbate reductase 2, translating to MAEEKSFKYVIVGGGVAAGYAAREFSKQGLKPGELAIISREPVPPYERPALSKGYINLENKASLPNFYVCAGSGGEKQFPQWYKDNGIELLLETEIVKADLASKTLVSGTGQVFKYQTLIAATGSSVTRLSDFGVEGADAKNIFYLRELLDADELVTAMNVKANGKAVVVGGGYIGLELSSALKVNNMEVTMVYPEPWCMPRLFTAGIASFYEGFYANKGINIVKGTVAAGFSTNSDGEVTEVILKDGRTLEADIVIVGVGARPIVSLFKGQVDEEKGGLKTDAFFRTSVPDVYAVGDIATFPMKLYNDMRRVEHVDHARKSAEQAVKAIKAAEEGNSIPEYDYLPYFYSRAFNLSWQFYGDNVGETVLFGDNDPTSAKPKFGSFWIKDGKLIGAFLEGGSPDENKAIAKAAREQPVVESVEVLAKEGLSFVSNI from the exons ATGGCGGAAGAGAAGAGCTTCAAGTACGTGATCGTCGGAGGCGGTGTCGCCGCC GGATACGCGGCGAGAGAGTTCTCTAAGCAAGGTCTCAAGCCTGGTGAACTTGCTATCATCTCCAGGGAACCG GTGCCTCCATATGAGCGTCCTGCACTCAGCAAAGGATATATCAATCTCGAGA ATAAAGCTTCACTTCCAAATTTCTATGTCTGTGCTGGAAGTGGGGGAGAGAAACAGTTCCCTCAATGGTACAAAGACAATG GGATTGAGCTGCTTCTGGAGACAGAGATTGTCAAAGCAGATCTTGCTTCAAAGACTCTCGTCAGTGGCACTGGACAAGTCTTCAAGTACCAAACTTTGATAGCTGCTACTGGCTCTTCT GTCACAAGGCTGTCTGATTTTGGCGTGGAAGGTGCAGATGCTAAGAATATATTCTACCTAAGAGAGCTTCTGGACGCTGATGAGCTCGTGACTGCAATGAACGTAAAGGCAAACGGCAAAGCTGTGGTTGTTGGTGGCGGTTACATTGGTCTTGAACTCAGTTCTGCTCTCAAGGTTAACAACATGGAAGTTACCATGGTTTATCCAGAGCCTTGGTGCA TGCCTCGGCTTTTCACCGCCGGCATTGCTTCCTTCTACGAGGGTTTCTACGCCAACAAAGGAATCAACATTGTTAAGGGCACCGTTGCAGCTGGTTTCAGCACCAACTCAGATGGAGAG GTCACTGAGGTGATACTAAAGGACGGAAGAACATTAGAAGCTGATATAGTGATCGTAGGTGTTGGTGCTAGACCTATTGTATCACTCTTCAAAGGTCAAGTTGATGAAGAGAAGGGTGGACTCAAG ACTGATGCATTCTTCAGAACAAGCGTTCCAGATGTATACGCCGTTGGTGACATAGCCACCTTCCCAATGAAACTCTACAACGATATGAGACGCGTTGAGCACGTGGACCATGCTCGCAAGTCGGCTGAACAAGCCGTTAAGGCGATCAAGGCTGCAGAGGAAGGAAACTCGATTCCAGAATATGACTATCTTCCGTACTTCTACTCGCGAGCCTTTAACCTCTCGTGGCAATTCTACGGTGACAATGTTGGAGAGACCGTGTTGTTTGGAGACAATGACCCGACATCTGCTAAACCGAAGTTTGGGAGCTTCTGGATTAAAGATGGGAAGTTGATAGGAGCGTTTCTAGAAGGAGGAAGTCCTGATGAGAACAAGGCGATTGCTAAGGCTGCAAGAGAACAACCTGTAGTTGAGAGCGTTGAGGTGTTGGCCAAGGAAGGACTTTCCTTCGTCAgcaacatataa